One segment of Streptomyces sp. NBC_01463 DNA contains the following:
- a CDS encoding response regulator transcription factor, with product MCANVIIAEDDEKQAELLRRYLEREGHAVTVVGDGLAALDAVRQGEPDLLVLDVMMPRADGLDVVRVLRAECRELPVLMLTARTTEDDLLLGLDLGADDYVTKPYSPRELMARVRTLLRRNRRGSGGDGSGPADAAVLAVGTLVVDPARHVVSVDGRAVDCTPGEFRILAALAGEPDRVFSRQQLLAELHGFDRYISDRTVDVHVMNLRKKIEPAPRRPARLLTVFGVGYKLTDPAKAAARASS from the coding sequence GTGTGCGCAAACGTGATCATCGCCGAGGACGACGAGAAACAGGCGGAACTCCTCCGCCGCTACCTCGAACGGGAGGGGCATGCCGTCACCGTCGTCGGCGACGGCCTCGCGGCTCTCGACGCGGTCCGGCAGGGAGAGCCCGACCTGCTGGTCCTCGACGTGATGATGCCGCGGGCCGACGGTCTGGACGTCGTACGGGTCCTGCGCGCCGAGTGCCGGGAGCTGCCGGTGCTGATGCTGACGGCCCGTACCACCGAGGACGATCTGCTGCTCGGGCTGGACCTCGGCGCGGACGACTACGTGACCAAGCCGTACAGCCCGCGCGAGCTGATGGCCCGGGTGCGCACGCTGCTGCGCCGCAACCGGCGCGGCTCCGGCGGCGACGGCAGCGGTCCGGCCGACGCCGCCGTCCTGGCGGTGGGGACTCTGGTGGTCGATCCCGCCCGGCACGTGGTGTCGGTCGACGGCCGGGCCGTGGACTGCACACCGGGCGAGTTCAGGATTCTGGCCGCACTCGCCGGCGAGCCCGACCGGGTCTTCTCCCGGCAGCAACTGCTGGCGGAGCTGCACGGTTTCGACCGCTACATCAGTGACCGCACGGTCGACGTGCACGTGATGAATCTGCGCAAGAAGATCGAGCCCGCGCCGCGCCGGCCCGCCCGGCTGCTCACCGTGTTCGGTGTCGGCTACAAGCTGACCGACCCGGCGAAGGCGGCGGCCCGTGCGTCGTCGTAG
- a CDS encoding ATP-binding protein produces MRRSLFARLLAVSALVAACSVAATAWIAVQTTSGAILQEQGQNLTADARIYHSLLGYAAAHPAWDGVGKTVRDLAEQSGRRIVLTTEQRAPLADSAAPEPATALPAQASAVVDPLAVDTALAAENAGPSGSGTPADRVDPRAVGPFRLPAAERTALRQIADRGVACLGESGIASDVVRTASGRPVIQVVGNDPERLEGTRCATDALDTPTATEKKALKSLNQLADACLKRQDRPSVRLKLDLSWGQASEPRPTALVPTTQPSAMPSPVPTDAPASEPAPARRATPTDAPSVMPGTDASPAVGSSEDDRAIASCVGTARREQLSSYVASPALLFISDTGGTTVPGFDLSPGNTARIAGAAALVLALTVGASVLVGARLVRPLRALTGAAQRMRDGEDTAPVLVTADNEIGRLAATFNDMSAHRARLEAQRKAMVSDVAHELRTPLSNIRGWLEAAQDGVAEPDPAFIASLHEEAVQLQHIIDDLQDLAQADAGALRLHTEPVRTEELLAQVAAAHQARAETAGVTLTVLPSPPDRPVPELTADPVRLRQAIGNLVSNAVRHTPSGGTVALRAYGSGAGDAVLVDVSDTGTGIPAEDLAHVFDRFWRGEKSRSRRTGGSGLGLAIVRKLTEAHGGSATAVSVPGEGSVFTLRLPADRPGDNPANGSTDGPPDRSEQP; encoded by the coding sequence TTGCGCAGGAGTCTGTTCGCCCGGCTGCTGGCCGTGTCCGCGCTGGTGGCGGCCTGTTCGGTCGCGGCCACGGCCTGGATAGCCGTCCAGACGACGTCCGGCGCGATCCTCCAGGAGCAGGGGCAGAACCTGACCGCCGATGCCCGGATCTACCACAGCCTGCTCGGTTACGCGGCGGCTCATCCCGCCTGGGACGGCGTCGGGAAGACGGTGCGGGACCTGGCCGAGCAGTCCGGGCGGCGGATCGTGCTGACCACCGAACAGCGCGCCCCGCTCGCCGATTCGGCCGCGCCCGAGCCCGCGACGGCGCTGCCTGCCCAGGCGTCGGCGGTCGTGGACCCGCTGGCCGTGGACACCGCGCTCGCCGCCGAGAACGCGGGCCCGTCCGGCTCCGGCACCCCGGCGGACCGGGTCGATCCACGTGCGGTCGGCCCCTTCCGGCTGCCCGCCGCGGAACGTACGGCGCTCCGGCAGATCGCGGACCGGGGCGTCGCCTGCCTCGGCGAGTCCGGAATCGCATCGGACGTGGTGCGGACCGCGAGCGGGCGGCCGGTGATCCAGGTGGTGGGCAACGACCCCGAACGACTGGAGGGGACCCGCTGCGCCACCGACGCCCTCGACACCCCGACGGCCACGGAGAAGAAAGCCCTGAAGTCGCTCAACCAACTGGCCGACGCGTGTCTGAAGCGCCAGGACCGCCCGTCCGTACGGCTGAAGCTCGATCTGTCCTGGGGACAGGCATCGGAGCCCAGGCCCACGGCGCTGGTGCCCACCACCCAGCCGAGTGCGATGCCCAGCCCCGTACCCACGGACGCCCCCGCCTCCGAACCGGCACCGGCGCGCAGGGCCACCCCGACCGACGCCCCGAGCGTCATGCCGGGCACGGACGCCTCACCGGCCGTCGGCAGCAGCGAGGACGACCGGGCCATCGCCTCCTGCGTGGGTACGGCCCGCCGCGAGCAGCTCAGTTCCTACGTCGCCTCGCCCGCGCTCCTGTTCATCAGCGACACCGGCGGCACCACCGTCCCCGGGTTCGACCTGTCCCCGGGCAACACCGCCAGGATCGCGGGCGCCGCCGCGCTCGTCCTGGCGCTCACCGTCGGCGCCTCGGTGCTCGTCGGCGCCCGGCTCGTCCGCCCGCTGCGCGCCCTGACGGGCGCCGCCCAGCGCATGCGCGACGGCGAGGACACCGCGCCGGTGCTGGTCACCGCGGACAACGAGATCGGGCGCCTCGCCGCCACGTTCAACGACATGTCCGCCCACCGCGCCCGTCTGGAGGCCCAGCGCAAGGCCATGGTCAGCGATGTCGCCCATGAGCTGCGCACCCCGCTCAGCAACATCCGCGGCTGGCTGGAGGCCGCACAGGACGGGGTGGCCGAACCCGACCCGGCGTTCATCGCCTCCCTGCACGAGGAGGCCGTGCAGTTGCAGCACATCATCGACGACCTCCAGGACCTCGCCCAGGCGGACGCCGGCGCCCTGCGGCTGCATACCGAACCGGTACGGACCGAGGAGTTGCTGGCCCAGGTCGCCGCCGCGCACCAGGCCCGCGCCGAAACGGCCGGGGTGACGCTGACGGTGCTGCCGTCGCCGCCGGACCGCCCGGTGCCGGAGCTGACGGCCGACCCGGTCCGGCTGCGGCAGGCCATCGGCAATCTGGTGTCGAACGCGGTCCGCCACACCCCGTCCGGAGGCACGGTCGCCCTGCGCGCGTACGGCTCCGGGGCGGGGGACGCGGTCCTCGTGGACGTGTCGGACACGGGCACCGGCATCCCGGCCGAGGACCTCGCGCACGTCTTCGACCGCTTCTGGCGCGGCGAGAAGTCCCGCAGCCGCCGCACCGGAGGCAGCGGGCTCGGGCTGGCGATCGTCCGGAAACTCACGGAGGCACACGGCGGCAGCGCGACGGCGGTGAGCGTGCCGGGAGAGGGCTCGGTGTTCACCCTGCGCCTGCCTGCAGACCGTCCGGGGGACAACCCCGCGAACGGTTCCACCGACGGTCCCCCGGACCGTTCCGAGCAGCCCTGA
- a CDS encoding class F sortase, producing MPRTSQPLRRRRTALPLYACLTLTALAALTGCADTSTSKAPADAAHRPSTISTPDTGTTVTPPKTPKSSARPPVHVSIPSLGVDSAVMRLGLNADGTVEVPPAEKGMTAGWYTGGAVPGEPGPAVLIGHNDTRFGRAVFHDLKNITKGADIAVRDDAGTEIHFTVTGRETADKKAFPTGRVYGPTDDRALRLITCDGAFDAQGHPVDNLIVYAKRK from the coding sequence ATGCCCCGTACCTCCCAGCCCCTGCGGCGCCGTCGCACCGCACTTCCGCTGTACGCCTGCCTCACGCTCACCGCGCTCGCCGCACTCACCGGCTGCGCGGACACCTCGACATCCAAGGCCCCGGCGGATGCTGCCCACCGGCCCAGCACCATCAGCACCCCGGACACCGGCACCACCGTCACTCCGCCGAAGACCCCGAAGTCCTCCGCCCGGCCACCGGTCCACGTCTCCATCCCCTCGCTCGGAGTGGACAGCGCCGTCATGCGGCTCGGTCTCAACGCCGACGGCACGGTCGAAGTGCCGCCCGCCGAGAAGGGCATGACGGCCGGCTGGTACACCGGCGGCGCCGTCCCCGGCGAACCGGGCCCCGCCGTACTCATCGGCCACAACGACACCCGCTTCGGCCGGGCCGTCTTCCACGACCTCAAGAACATCACCAAGGGCGCGGACATCGCCGTCCGCGACGACGCGGGCACCGAGATCCACTTCACGGTCACCGGCCGCGAGACGGCCGACAAGAAGGCCTTCCCCACCGGGCGGGTCTACGGCCCCACCGACGACCGGGCCCTGCGGCTGATCACCTGCGACGGCGCGTTCGACGCCCAGGGGCACCCCGTCGACAACCTCATCGTCTACGCGAAGAGGAAGTGA
- the sph gene encoding sphingomyelin phosphodiesterase, producing the protein MPHSALRRISGVTLSAALAAVTLAVGTPPASAAGATPSLRVLTYNTFLMSTALYPNWGQAHRAAEIPRAGFFRGNDVVVLQEAFDNASSDALTAAASDQYPFHTPVVGRSRSGWDATGGAYSATTPEDGGVTVLSKWPIVRQEQHIYKDACGSDWWSNKGFAYAELNVGGARVHIVGTHTQSTDPGCGAGEAADIRARQFRQIDAFLDARNIPASEQVIVAGDLNVDSHSAEYAALLTNAGLTGADTRTGHTYSFDTRDNSIAADRYPDDPREDLDFVLHRTGHAKPTGWTNEVVKEDSAPWTVSSWGTDYTYTNLSDHYPVVASAK; encoded by the coding sequence GTGCCGCACTCCGCCCTTCGCCGCATCTCCGGTGTCACCCTGTCCGCCGCGCTCGCCGCCGTCACCCTGGCCGTCGGCACACCGCCCGCCTCGGCCGCCGGTGCCACCCCGTCCCTGCGGGTGCTCACGTACAACACGTTCCTGATGAGCACGGCCCTGTACCCGAACTGGGGGCAGGCCCACCGGGCCGCGGAGATCCCGCGGGCGGGCTTCTTCCGCGGCAATGACGTCGTCGTGCTCCAGGAGGCCTTCGACAACGCCTCGTCGGACGCGCTGACGGCCGCCGCCTCGGACCAGTACCCGTTCCACACACCGGTCGTCGGCCGGAGCAGGAGCGGATGGGACGCCACCGGCGGGGCCTACTCCGCCACGACACCGGAGGACGGTGGCGTGACCGTCCTCAGCAAGTGGCCGATCGTCCGGCAGGAGCAGCACATCTACAAGGACGCCTGCGGCAGCGACTGGTGGTCCAACAAGGGCTTCGCCTATGCCGAACTGAACGTCGGCGGGGCCCGGGTGCACATCGTCGGCACCCACACCCAGTCGACCGACCCGGGGTGCGGGGCGGGCGAGGCCGCGGACATACGTGCCCGGCAGTTCCGGCAGATCGACGCGTTCCTCGACGCCAGGAACATCCCGGCGTCCGAGCAGGTCATCGTGGCCGGCGACCTCAACGTCGACTCACACTCCGCCGAGTACGCCGCGCTGCTCACGAACGCCGGCCTGACCGGGGCGGACACCCGCACCGGCCACACCTACTCCTTCGACACCCGGGACAACTCGATCGCTGCCGACCGCTACCCCGACGACCCCCGCGAGGACCTCGACTTCGTCCTGCACCGCACGGGCCACGCGAAGCCCACGGGCTGGACGAACGAGGTGGTCAAGGAGGACAGCGCGCCCTGGACCGTGTCGAGTTGGGGCACGGACTACACGTACACGAACCTCTCCGACCACTATCCGGTCGTCGCCTCGGCGAAGTAG
- a CDS encoding FAD-dependent monooxygenase produces the protein MEEGPAGGKAREASVAREHTTDVLIAGAGPVGLSAAAELRRRGVPCRLVDRLPERLPYAKAVGIQPRTLEIWDRMGLARTVLEAAAPMRGQLIHVNGSEVARIELVLPPEVPYGFAALPQYETERILEEYVAGLGTVIERGTELVSFVQDEGGVTARLRTATGGTEEVRARFLVGCDGAHSTVRKGLGLTFEGGAFGEEYMLADVVADWDLAYGYGVRATHTADDGSTDDLLVCIPLPGAGRYRMSMLVPPALSTRPSDGAEVVHGLEGGRVPELSDIQTVVDRLAPRPANLSRMRWSSVFRISHRIVGRYGDGRVFVAGDAAHIHPPTGAQGMNTGIQDACNLAWKLALVVRGEAGPALLTSYDAERRPVGEEVVGRTVRHATKGIESDADDMETLMLREAQLLVGYRDGPLAGAPYGPADAPQPGDRAPDCPGLTTPVAAYPLRLLDVLRGLTGHVLVRYAEKGVDDAGAFDAAVPGWLHTVTVVGRDAPADTPGYRDAAGEFARLYRPDGPTGFVVRPDGQLGARFPLSATREALTGYLASLSAAE, from the coding sequence ATGGAGGAGGGACCGGCCGGGGGCAAGGCGCGGGAGGCATCCGTGGCACGCGAGCACACCACTGACGTATTGATCGCGGGCGCCGGGCCCGTCGGGCTGAGCGCGGCCGCCGAACTCCGCCGGCGCGGAGTCCCGTGCCGGCTCGTCGACCGGCTGCCGGAGCGGCTCCCGTACGCCAAGGCCGTCGGCATCCAGCCGCGCACCCTGGAGATCTGGGACCGGATGGGCCTGGCCCGTACCGTGCTGGAGGCGGCCGCCCCGATGCGGGGCCAGCTGATCCACGTCAACGGCAGCGAGGTGGCGCGGATCGAGCTCGTCCTCCCGCCCGAGGTGCCCTACGGCTTCGCCGCGCTTCCGCAGTACGAGACCGAGCGCATCCTGGAGGAGTACGTGGCGGGCCTCGGCACCGTCATCGAGCGCGGGACCGAGCTGGTGTCCTTCGTCCAGGACGAGGGCGGCGTGACCGCCCGGCTGCGCACGGCCACCGGCGGCACCGAGGAGGTCAGGGCCCGCTTCCTGGTGGGCTGCGACGGCGCGCACAGCACCGTGCGCAAGGGGCTGGGGCTCACCTTCGAGGGCGGGGCGTTCGGCGAGGAGTACATGCTGGCCGATGTCGTCGCGGACTGGGACCTGGCGTACGGATACGGGGTGCGCGCCACCCACACCGCCGACGACGGCTCCACCGACGATCTGCTGGTCTGCATCCCGCTTCCGGGCGCGGGCCGCTACCGGATGTCCATGCTGGTCCCGCCCGCCCTGTCCACCCGCCCGTCGGACGGTGCCGAGGTGGTGCACGGGCTGGAGGGCGGACGCGTCCCGGAGCTCTCCGACATCCAGACCGTCGTCGACCGGCTGGCCCCGCGGCCCGCGAACCTGTCCCGGATGCGCTGGTCCTCCGTGTTCCGGATCAGCCACCGGATCGTCGGCCGTTACGGCGACGGACGGGTCTTCGTCGCGGGCGACGCCGCGCACATCCACCCGCCGACCGGCGCCCAGGGCATGAACACCGGCATCCAGGACGCCTGCAACCTGGCCTGGAAACTCGCCCTCGTCGTCCGCGGGGAAGCCGGACCCGCCCTCCTCACCAGCTACGACGCCGAGCGCCGCCCGGTCGGCGAGGAGGTCGTCGGCCGGACCGTCCGGCATGCCACGAAGGGGATCGAGAGCGACGCCGACGACATGGAGACACTGATGCTCCGCGAGGCCCAGCTGCTCGTCGGGTACCGGGACGGACCGCTCGCCGGCGCCCCGTACGGCCCGGCCGACGCACCCCAGCCCGGCGACCGAGCCCCTGACTGCCCCGGGCTGACCACTCCGGTGGCCGCCTACCCGCTGCGACTGCTCGACGTCCTGCGCGGACTCACGGGGCATGTGCTGGTGCGGTACGCGGAGAAGGGCGTCGACGACGCCGGGGCGTTCGACGCGGCCGTGCCGGGCTGGCTGCACACGGTCACCGTGGTGGGCCGCGACGCTCCTGCGGACACCCCCGGCTACCGCGACGCCGCCGGCGAGTTCGCCCGGCTCTACCGGCCGGACGGGCCGACCGGCTTCGTCGTGCGCCCGGACGGGCAGCTCGGCGCCCGCTTCCCGTTGTCAGCAACCCGGGAGGCCCTGACGGGATACCTGGCGTCCCTGTCCGCGGCCGAATGA
- a CDS encoding DUF2254 domain-containing protein has protein sequence MSDRGYRPPRALSPLREHLRETFWFAPTLTLICAVALWFIASALDEQIVTYLQEEQAYDEIKDLVSIAEDTQTIVVTISTAMMTFIGVVFSISLVAVQMASGQLTPRVVRIFVRSRISKLTLSVFLATFVFSLLVLSSYESTVDPRRVVSVPFLQSILTAVLVGLSLLLFIAYVSATLRLMQVGPVVDRITRDSFHVLRRMPVGGSHEEALPPETGQILHEGRAGVLRDVNVARLVRAARQQGVVLRLIPRLGDFVVPGTPVLAVHGGTAAPPRRALRYTVSVGVERTLHQDLAFGLRQLSDIALRALSPAVSDPTTAVQCLDRIVQFLAAVSGLPLGAVHHRDRKGMVRLVQDVPGWVDLVDLGFEEIRRCATDSPQVTRRLLAGIDDLALLAGPERQGPLLRHRALLVQAVERTMPEAAEREFALLPDRQGIG, from the coding sequence ATGAGTGATCGCGGCTACCGGCCACCCCGCGCGCTGTCGCCCCTGCGCGAGCACCTGCGCGAAACCTTCTGGTTCGCCCCGACCCTGACGCTGATCTGCGCCGTCGCGCTCTGGTTCATCGCCTCGGCACTCGACGAGCAGATCGTGACCTACCTCCAGGAGGAGCAGGCGTACGACGAGATCAAGGACCTGGTCTCGATCGCCGAGGACACGCAGACGATCGTCGTCACGATCAGCACGGCGATGATGACCTTCATCGGTGTGGTCTTCAGCATTTCGCTGGTGGCCGTCCAGATGGCGAGCGGGCAACTCACGCCGCGGGTGGTGCGGATTTTCGTGCGGAGCCGGATCAGCAAGCTCACGCTCTCCGTCTTCCTGGCGACGTTCGTGTTCTCGCTGCTGGTCCTCAGCTCGTACGAGAGCACGGTCGATCCGCGCCGCGTCGTGTCCGTCCCGTTTCTCCAGAGCATCCTGACCGCCGTGCTCGTCGGGCTCAGCCTGCTGCTCTTCATCGCGTACGTGAGCGCCACGCTGCGGTTGATGCAGGTCGGTCCCGTCGTCGACCGGATCACGCGGGACTCCTTCCATGTGCTGCGGCGGATGCCCGTCGGCGGGTCGCACGAGGAGGCGCTTCCCCCGGAAACCGGGCAGATCCTGCACGAGGGGCGGGCCGGGGTGCTGCGGGACGTGAACGTGGCGCGGCTGGTCCGGGCTGCCCGGCAGCAGGGCGTGGTGCTGCGGCTGATCCCCCGGCTCGGGGACTTCGTCGTGCCGGGCACGCCCGTGCTGGCAGTGCACGGCGGTACCGCAGCGCCGCCCCGGCGCGCGCTGCGGTACACGGTGTCCGTAGGGGTCGAGCGCACGCTCCACCAGGACCTGGCGTTCGGGCTGCGGCAGCTGTCGGACATCGCGCTGCGGGCGCTGTCGCCGGCGGTGAGCGATCCGACCACCGCCGTGCAGTGCCTCGACCGGATCGTGCAGTTCCTCGCGGCCGTGTCGGGGCTCCCCCTCGGCGCCGTCCACCACCGGGACCGCAAGGGGATGGTGCGGCTCGTTCAGGACGTGCCGGGATGGGTGGACCTCGTGGATCTCGGGTTCGAGGAGATCCGGCGGTGCGCGACCGACAGCCCGCAGGTGACGCGGCGGCTGCTGGCCGGCATCGATGACCTGGCGCTGCTGGCCGGGCCGGAGCGGCAGGGTCCGCTGCTCCGGCACCGTGCGCTGCTGGTACAGGCGGTGGAGCGCACGATGCCGGAGGCCGCCGAGCGGGAGTTCGCGCTGCTGCCCGACCGGCAGGGGATCGGGTAG
- a CDS encoding aldehyde dehydrogenase family protein codes for MAPSNSTDPTPTPTLKPGTAWQDAWTRCLATAPEAFQDDRVLNLWASTWQRDGRVLPATTPVDGTPIAAPPRLDAPTATRAVRAALDQHRAWRHLPLPERSARVAATLDALTEHRELLALLLVWEIGKPWRLAQADVDRAIDGVRWYVDHIDRMLVDRTPLPGPVSNIASWNYPMSVLVHAMLVQALAGNAVIAKTPTDGGVACLTLACALAAREGVPLTLVSGSGGELSEALVRSPEIGCVSFVGGRDTGARIATAVADLGKRHILEQEGLNTWGIWNHTDWDALTAVIPKLFDYGKQRCTAYPRFVVQRSAFDAFLAAYLPAVRSLRVGHPLAVADPADPLPALDFGPLINAAKAKELADQVAEAIDRGAIPLHRADASTSDGRFLPGQDTSAYLHPVTLLNPPPSSPLHHAEPFGPVDTIVLVDTEAELLAAMNASNGALVATLSTDDPATYDRLAPQIRAFKVGHGTPRSRGDRDELFGGFGASWRGAFVGGELLVRAVTDGPADDRLPGNFPDHHLI; via the coding sequence ATGGCACCCAGCAACTCCACCGACCCCACCCCCACCCCCACCCTCAAACCCGGCACGGCCTGGCAAGACGCCTGGACCCGCTGCCTGGCCACCGCCCCCGAGGCCTTCCAGGACGACCGCGTCCTGAACCTCTGGGCCTCCACCTGGCAGCGCGACGGCCGCGTGCTCCCCGCCACCACCCCCGTGGACGGCACCCCCATCGCGGCCCCGCCCCGGCTCGACGCCCCCACCGCGACCCGTGCCGTCCGTGCCGCCCTCGACCAGCACCGCGCCTGGCGCCACCTCCCGCTCCCCGAGCGCAGCGCCCGCGTGGCAGCGACCCTCGACGCCCTGACCGAGCACCGCGAACTGCTGGCCCTCCTCCTCGTCTGGGAGATCGGCAAACCCTGGCGCCTCGCGCAGGCGGACGTGGACCGGGCCATCGACGGCGTGCGGTGGTACGTCGACCACATCGACCGGATGCTCGTCGACCGCACCCCGCTCCCCGGCCCGGTCTCCAACATCGCCAGCTGGAACTACCCCATGTCCGTGCTGGTCCACGCGATGCTCGTCCAGGCCCTGGCCGGCAACGCGGTGATCGCGAAGACCCCCACCGACGGCGGCGTGGCCTGCCTGACCCTGGCCTGCGCGCTCGCCGCCCGCGAGGGCGTCCCCCTCACCCTCGTCAGCGGCAGCGGGGGCGAACTCTCCGAGGCGCTGGTGCGGTCACCGGAGATCGGCTGCGTCTCCTTCGTCGGGGGCCGCGACACCGGAGCCCGTATCGCCACAGCGGTGGCCGACCTCGGCAAGCGGCACATCCTCGAACAGGAGGGGCTCAACACCTGGGGCATCTGGAACCACACGGACTGGGACGCGCTGACCGCCGTGATCCCGAAGCTCTTCGACTACGGGAAGCAGCGCTGCACCGCCTACCCCCGCTTCGTCGTGCAGCGCAGCGCGTTCGACGCGTTCCTGGCGGCCTACCTCCCCGCGGTCCGCTCGTTGCGCGTGGGCCATCCGCTCGCCGTGGCGGACCCGGCCGACCCCCTCCCGGCGCTGGACTTCGGCCCGCTGATCAACGCGGCCAAGGCCAAGGAACTGGCCGACCAGGTGGCGGAGGCGATCGACCGCGGCGCGATCCCGCTTCACCGCGCCGACGCGTCCACGTCCGACGGCCGCTTCCTCCCCGGGCAGGACACCTCCGCGTACCTCCACCCGGTCACGCTCCTCAACCCGCCCCCGTCCTCCCCGCTGCACCACGCGGAACCCTTCGGCCCGGTCGACACGATCGTCCTGGTCGACACGGAGGCGGAGCTGCTGGCCGCGATGAATGCGTCCAACGGGGCCCTGGTCGCCACCCTCTCGACCGACGACCCCGCGACGTACGACAGGCTGGCCCCGCAGATCCGCGCCTTCAAGGTCGGCCACGGCACACCCCGCTCCCGGGGCGACCGCGACGAGCTCTTCGGCGGCTTCGGGGCCTCCTGGCGCGGGGCGTTCGTCGGCGGGGAACTCCTGGTCCGGGCCGTGACCGACGGCCCGGCGGACGACCGCCTGCCGGGCAACTTCCCGGACCACCACCTGATCTAG
- the sucD gene encoding succinate--CoA ligase subunit alpha: MAIYLTKESRVLVQGMTGAEGMKHTRRMLAAGTRIVGGVNPRKAGRTVDVDGTTVPVFGTVQEGMTATGADVTIVFVPPPFAKSAVIEAVDAGIALAVVITEGIPVHDAVAFHAHARAGSTRVIGPNCPGVISPGQSNAGIIPPDIAPAPGRIGLVSKSGTLTYQLMHELRDIGFTSAVGIGGDPVIGTTHIDCLTAFEEDPDTELIVLIGEIGGDAEERAAAHIARHVTKPVIAYIAGFTAPEGRTMGHAGAIVSGASGTAAAKRSALEAAGVAVGSTPTETADLARTRLLPGALPPAESSPAGV; this comes from the coding sequence ATGGCCATCTACCTCACCAAGGAGAGCAGGGTCCTCGTCCAGGGCATGACGGGCGCCGAGGGCATGAAACACACCCGCCGCATGCTCGCCGCCGGCACCCGGATCGTCGGCGGCGTCAACCCGCGCAAGGCGGGCCGGACCGTGGACGTCGACGGCACAACCGTCCCGGTCTTCGGCACGGTCCAGGAGGGCATGACGGCCACCGGCGCGGACGTCACGATCGTCTTCGTCCCGCCCCCCTTCGCCAAGTCGGCGGTCATCGAGGCGGTGGACGCGGGCATCGCCCTCGCGGTCGTCATCACCGAGGGCATCCCGGTCCACGACGCGGTCGCCTTCCACGCCCACGCCAGAGCCGGCTCCACCCGCGTCATCGGCCCCAACTGCCCCGGCGTGATCAGCCCGGGCCAGTCCAACGCGGGCATCATCCCGCCCGACATCGCCCCGGCCCCCGGCCGCATCGGCCTGGTCTCCAAATCGGGCACGCTCACCTACCAACTGATGCACGAACTCCGCGACATCGGCTTCACCTCGGCGGTCGGCATCGGCGGCGACCCGGTGATCGGCACCACGCACATCGACTGCCTCACGGCCTTCGAGGAGGACCCCGACACCGAACTGATCGTCCTCATCGGCGAGATAGGCGGCGACGCGGAGGAACGGGCCGCGGCCCACATCGCCCGCCACGTCACCAAGCCGGTGATCGCCTACATCGCGGGCTTCACGGCCCCCGAGGGCAGGACGATGGGGCACGCGGGCGCGATCGTCTCGGGCGCGTCGGGCACGGCGGCGGCGAAGAGGAGCGCGCTGGAGGCGGCGGGTGTGGCGGTCGGCTCGACCCCCACGGAGACGGCCGACCTGGCAAGGACCCGCCTGCTCCCGGGGGCGCTGCCCCCGGCCGAATCCAGCCCCGCCGGCGTTTGA